A region from the Benincasa hispida cultivar B227 chromosome 12, ASM972705v1, whole genome shotgun sequence genome encodes:
- the LOC120068173 gene encoding autophagy-related protein 8f-like, producing the protein MSTSSFKQEHDFEKRHAEAARIREKYPDRIPVIVEKAERSDIPNIDKKKYLVPADLTVGQFVYVIRKRIKLSAEKAIFIFVDNVLPPTGSLMSAIYDERKDEDGFLYVTYSGENTFG; encoded by the exons ATGTCTACCAGCTCGTTCAAGCAAGAGCATGATTTTG AAAAGAGACACGCTGAGGCAGCCCGGATTAGAGAAAAATACCCAGACAGAATTCCA GTAATTGTGGAGAAGGCAGAAAGAAGTGATATTCCCAACATTGACAAGAAAAA GTATCTAGTGCCTGCTGACCTGACTGTTGGTCAATTTGTTTATGTTATCCGGAAGAGAATAAAATTGAGTGCAGAAAAGGCAATTTTCATATTCGTGGACAATGTGCTACCACCAACAG GATCACTGATGTCTGCAATCTATGATGAGAGGAAGGATGAGGATGGGTTTCTGTATGTTACATACAGTGGAGAAAATACATTTGGGTGA